In one window of uncultured Acetobacteroides sp. DNA:
- the rplK gene encoding 50S ribosomal protein L11 yields MAKEVAGLIKLQIKGGAANPSPPVGPALGSKGVNIMEFCKQFNARTQDKAGKVLPVIITVYSDKSFDFIVKQPPVAVQLKEAAKIQSGSAEPNRKKVATITWEQVRAIAQDKMPDMNCFTLESAMKMVAGTARSMGITVQGEFPQL; encoded by the coding sequence ATGGCTAAAGAAGTCGCTGGACTTATTAAGTTGCAGATTAAAGGTGGCGCAGCAAATCCATCACCACCAGTAGGACCTGCTTTAGGTTCTAAGGGTGTGAATATTATGGAGTTCTGCAAACAGTTCAATGCCAGGACACAAGACAAGGCCGGAAAGGTTCTTCCTGTCATTATTACTGTTTATAGCGATAAGTCGTTTGACTTTATCGTAAAACAACCACCAGTAGCTGTTCAACTTAAAGAGGCAGCCAAAATTCAATCTGGTTCTGCTGAACCAAACCGTAAGAAAGTTGCCACCATTACATGGGAGCAAGTAAGGGCTATTGCACAAGACAAGATGCCTGATATGAACTGCTTTACCTTGGAATCGGCAATGAAAATGGTTGCTGGTACAGCAAGAAGCATGGGAATTACCGTACAAGGCGAATTCCCTCAATTGTAA
- the nusG gene encoding transcription termination/antitermination protein NusG, which produces MSETEKKWYVLRAIGGKEKKAKEYIENEIRNRGLSDFVSQVLIPTEKVYQIRNGKKISKERIHYPGYILIEAALVGEIPHILTNITNIIGFLGDPRNQNAPIPLRNAEVNRILGRIDELTEGEEEISIPYVVGESVKVIDGPFNGFNGVIEEVNEDKKKLKVMVKIFGRKTPLELSFMQVEKE; this is translated from the coding sequence ATGAGCGAAACCGAAAAAAAGTGGTATGTCCTAAGAGCAATTGGTGGCAAGGAAAAAAAGGCAAAGGAGTATATCGAAAACGAGATACGTAACCGAGGCCTTTCTGATTTTGTTTCCCAAGTGCTTATTCCTACTGAGAAGGTTTACCAGATTAGAAATGGTAAAAAGATCAGCAAGGAGAGGATACACTATCCCGGTTATATTCTTATTGAAGCGGCGCTAGTAGGTGAAATTCCTCATATTTTGACCAACATTACTAATATCATCGGCTTTTTAGGAGATCCTAGAAACCAAAACGCTCCTATCCCTCTCAGGAATGCGGAGGTTAACAGGATTCTTGGTCGTATTGATGAGCTTACAGAAGGCGAAGAGGAAATTTCTATTCCTTATGTGGTTGGCGAATCGGTTAAAGTAATCGATGGACCATTCAACGGATTCAATGGTGTCATTGAAGAAGTAAATGAGGATAAGAAAAAGCTCAAGGTAATGGTTAAAATTTTTGGCAGAAAGACTCCTCTGGAGTTGAGCTTTATGCAAGTTGAAAAAGAGTAG
- the secE gene encoding preprotein translocase subunit SecE, with amino-acid sequence MRIKEYFKESYNELKNKVSWPSWSTLQNSAIVVMIASLLFAIVVFAMDITFRNLMELIYSML; translated from the coding sequence ATGAGAATTAAAGAATATTTCAAAGAGTCTTATAACGAACTCAAAAATAAGGTTTCCTGGCCTTCATGGAGTACGTTGCAAAATAGCGCAATAGTTGTTATGATTGCTTCCCTACTATTCGCTATTGTAGTTTTTGCAATGGACATCACCTTCAGGAATCTTATGGAGTTAATCTACAGCATGCTGTAA
- the tuf gene encoding elongation factor Tu — translation MAKEKFDRSKPHVNIGTIGHVDHGKTTLTAAITTVLAKRGLSELRSFDSIDNAPEEKERGITINTAHVEYSTENRHYAHVDCPGHADYVKNMVTGAAQMDGAILVVAATDGPMPQTREHILLARQVNVPKIVVFLNKVDMVEDEEMLELVEMEVRELLSFYQFDGDNAPVIRGSALGGLNGEAKWEDKIMELMNAVDEYIPIPPRDNEKPFLMPVEDVFSITGRGTVATGRIETGVVKVGEEVQIIGLGEEPKKSVCTGVEMFRKLLDQGEAGDNVGLLLRGIDKKDIRRGMVIAKPGSITPHTKFKAEIYVLKKEEGGRHTPFHNKYRPQFYLRTLDVTGEITLPEGVEMVMPGDNVTITVELITPVALNQGLRFAIREGGRTVGAGQIIEIVE, via the coding sequence ATGGCTAAAGAAAAATTTGACAGATCGAAGCCTCACGTAAACATAGGTACCATCGGTCACGTAGACCATGGTAAGACTACCCTTACTGCTGCAATTACTACTGTACTTGCAAAGAGAGGGTTGTCAGAGTTGAGAAGCTTTGACTCAATTGACAATGCACCTGAAGAAAAGGAGCGTGGTATTACCATTAATACTGCTCACGTTGAGTACTCAACTGAGAATCGTCACTACGCGCACGTGGACTGTCCAGGTCACGCCGACTATGTAAAGAACATGGTAACTGGTGCTGCTCAGATGGACGGTGCTATCCTAGTAGTTGCTGCTACTGACGGTCCTATGCCACAAACTCGTGAGCACATTCTTCTTGCTCGTCAGGTAAACGTTCCTAAAATCGTTGTTTTCCTTAATAAGGTTGACATGGTTGAAGACGAAGAAATGCTTGAACTTGTTGAAATGGAAGTTCGTGAACTTCTTAGTTTCTACCAATTCGATGGTGACAACGCTCCTGTAATCCGCGGTTCTGCTCTTGGTGGCCTTAACGGCGAAGCTAAGTGGGAAGATAAGATTATGGAACTTATGAACGCTGTTGATGAGTACATCCCAATTCCTCCACGTGACAACGAAAAGCCATTCCTTATGCCAGTTGAAGATGTATTCTCGATTACTGGTCGTGGTACTGTTGCTACTGGTAGAATTGAAACTGGTGTTGTTAAGGTTGGTGAAGAAGTTCAGATCATCGGTCTTGGTGAAGAGCCAAAGAAGTCAGTATGTACTGGCGTTGAAATGTTCCGTAAACTTCTTGATCAAGGTGAAGCTGGTGACAACGTAGGTCTACTTCTTCGTGGTATTGACAAGAAGGATATTCGTCGTGGTATGGTTATCGCTAAGCCAGGGTCGATCACTCCTCACACTAAGTTTAAAGCTGAGATTTATGTACTTAAGAAAGAAGAAGGTGGACGTCACACCCCATTCCACAACAAGTACCGTCCTCAATTCTACCTACGTACTTTGGACGTAACTGGTGAAATTACCCTTCCAGAAGGTGTAGAAATGGTAATGCCTGGTGATAACGTAACTATCACTGTTGAGCTTATCACTCCAGTTGCTCTTAACCAAGGTCTACGTTTTGCTATCCGCGAAGGTGGTAGAACTGTAGGTGCTGGACAGATTATTGAAATTGTTGAGTAA
- the raiA gene encoding ribosome-associated translation inhibitor RaiA, with product MNIKIQSIKFDADKKLVDYVEAKLSKLNKYNEEITTIEVYLKLDTNYTEGNKKVEVMIPLSGSDIFVERQGKRFEEAVDLCVDALKISLTKSKERARNI from the coding sequence ATGAACATCAAGATTCAATCCATCAAATTCGACGCCGACAAGAAGCTTGTTGATTACGTTGAGGCTAAACTATCTAAGTTGAACAAGTACAACGAAGAGATAACCACAATTGAAGTATACTTAAAGTTGGACACAAACTACACAGAGGGGAATAAAAAAGTTGAAGTGATGATACCTTTATCGGGTAGCGACATTTTTGTTGAGCGTCAAGGAAAAAGATTTGAAGAGGCTGTCGATCTATGTGTCGATGCTTTAAAAATATCACTAACTAAAAGTAAGGAAAGGGCAAGAAATATTTAG
- a CDS encoding tyrosine-type recombinase/integrase: MITQFEQYLLAEKRYSPHTVKAYKTDLLQFVDFLGYTPENFLPSDVTSQLVRGWVVNLVKSRLASCSVNRKIASVNTFYIYLKRSGVVSKNPAAKVMHPKEPKRLPAFVGYDAIEQIARNEGSDFVSFRNLLIVELLYTCGIRRAELVGIKVDDVDGQTLTLRVFGKGKKERIIPLIPSTNSLLKCYISQREEFFSERPTPYLFLTAKGEQIYPKLVERVVKEMLKNAGVNGKRSPHVLRHTFATHLLDNGADLLSIKEMLGHSSLGTTQIYTHNTLEKIKTSYMKAHPRVHKNS, translated from the coding sequence ATGATAACTCAGTTTGAACAGTACCTTCTTGCGGAAAAAAGATATTCTCCACATACTGTAAAAGCCTATAAAACGGATCTTTTACAGTTTGTGGATTTTTTGGGTTATACCCCTGAGAACTTTCTTCCAAGTGATGTTACCTCTCAACTTGTGAGAGGATGGGTCGTTAATCTTGTAAAATCGAGGTTGGCATCTTGCTCTGTAAATCGAAAAATTGCATCCGTAAATACCTTTTATATATACCTCAAGCGGTCGGGAGTCGTAAGTAAAAATCCGGCAGCAAAGGTTATGCATCCTAAAGAGCCTAAACGCCTTCCTGCATTTGTAGGTTACGATGCTATCGAACAGATTGCGCGTAATGAGGGTTCTGACTTTGTATCTTTTCGAAATCTTCTAATTGTAGAACTACTTTACACCTGTGGAATTCGACGTGCCGAACTGGTTGGCATAAAGGTTGATGATGTTGATGGCCAGACGTTAACTTTGCGAGTGTTTGGGAAAGGAAAAAAAGAACGAATAATTCCACTCATTCCAAGTACTAATTCGCTTTTAAAATGCTATATTAGCCAAAGGGAGGAGTTCTTTAGCGAGCGTCCGACACCTTATCTCTTTTTAACTGCAAAGGGTGAACAAATATACCCTAAACTCGTTGAAAGAGTTGTAAAAGAAATGTTGAAAAATGCTGGTGTTAATGGGAAAAGAAGCCCGCACGTGTTAAGGCATACCTTCGCGACGCATCTTTTAGATAATGGAGCTGATTTGCTTAGCATAAAGGAAATGTTGGGGCACTCGTCGTTAGGGACAACGCAAATATACACTCACAACACGTTGGAAAAGATAAAGACTTCATATATGAAGGCTCACCCTAGAGTCCACAAAAACAGTTAG
- the rpsU gene encoding 30S ribosomal protein S21: MIIVPIKEGENIEKALKKFKRKFEKTGILKELRNRQYFTKPSIERREQIKKAIYIQQLQRIEE, translated from the coding sequence ATGATAATCGTTCCAATCAAAGAAGGAGAAAACATTGAGAAAGCTCTTAAAAAGTTTAAGAGAAAATTTGAAAAGACTGGCATTCTTAAGGAGTTAAGAAATCGCCAGTATTTTACTAAGCCATCTATCGAGCGTCGTGAGCAGATTAAGAAGGCTATCTACATCCAGCAACTGCAGCGTATAGAGGAGTAG
- a CDS encoding helix-hairpin-helix domain-containing protein — MITIKRYIKEFLTFAKWEQRGIILLSAVFVALMIFTISYNPKQKVLVTPDISRKIKDFERQVMLSEKKSRIGSAEMGWSNFSSYSNSRNNFTPFKFDPNTATLEEYQALGFSLKQSQSLLNYRAKGGRFRKPEDFKRSFVVSGEHYKRLAAYIVIQNSTKDTVPWHVYQPVVFQLVDLNDADTTSLKTLKGIGSAIAKRIVDYRRRLGGFARNEQLLEVYGIDSSKYSLLQNQLKRPSKWTKICINTADVETLKRHPYISPYEARNIVYFRTKRGSIRNLQQLVSDRIISKSTSEKLGEYVDYSN; from the coding sequence GTGATAACAATTAAACGATATATCAAGGAATTCTTGACATTCGCCAAATGGGAGCAGAGGGGAATAATCCTCTTATCGGCAGTGTTTGTTGCCCTAATGATTTTTACTATATCGTACAATCCTAAGCAAAAAGTATTAGTTACACCAGATATTTCGAGAAAGATTAAAGATTTTGAACGGCAGGTGATGTTGTCTGAGAAAAAAAGTAGAATTGGTAGCGCAGAAATGGGCTGGAGTAATTTTTCTTCGTATTCCAATTCTCGTAACAACTTCACTCCGTTTAAATTCGACCCCAATACGGCAACATTGGAAGAATATCAGGCACTAGGCTTCTCGTTAAAGCAATCACAGTCACTTCTAAATTATCGTGCTAAAGGAGGACGATTTAGAAAACCCGAAGATTTTAAGAGATCATTTGTAGTATCGGGAGAGCATTACAAGCGGCTTGCTGCTTATATCGTTATACAAAACAGTACTAAAGACACGGTACCCTGGCATGTTTATCAGCCTGTGGTTTTTCAGCTCGTCGACCTTAATGATGCTGATACTACCAGTTTAAAAACACTAAAAGGAATTGGTTCTGCTATTGCTAAAAGAATTGTCGATTATAGGAGGAGATTAGGAGGTTTTGCTAGGAATGAACAACTCTTAGAAGTTTATGGAATTGACTCTTCCAAATACTCCCTTCTACAGAATCAACTCAAAAGACCTTCAAAATGGACAAAAATATGTATAAACACTGCAGATGTAGAGACACTTAAGCGCCATCCGTACATATCTCCTTATGAAGCACGAAATATTGTATATTTTCGGACGAAGAGAGGTTCAATACGGAATTTACAGCAGCTTGTGTCTGATAGAATCATCTCAAAATCTACTTCGGAAAAGTTAGGTGAGTATGTAGACTACTCAAATTGA
- a CDS encoding BamA/TamA family outer membrane protein: protein MKRLIYILLCAAILVGCSQTKFVPKGSYLLTDVDLKVDNKKVSKSALSGVIQQKPVRKFLGIPFELWIYDLSDSIGKTHFKRWINKTLQKIGTPPAVFDSSLYTSSLEGITQYLNSKGYYNAIVRDSLVYRKNKFVTAKINVQTNTPYRLLNYHISGSDSSLIAIVRKNSTSSMLKRGMIFDSDVLEKERDRIVSSLKNEGYYSFNKSYIVYEADSTVGGKGVALNLLVKNSSNYNADSGVVEESQHEKYIVKEVNVYTNYEPTMALTDKEYTSRFSTYVYNGLNIKYLNRQNVTSELVNRAVQIKPDELYDNSQVNATYNNFSGLKMFRTITIQFNESEKNTTANSNVKNTVNFENAKELVCNIFLTPMLLQGYKVEGELYLASQIWGVAGNLGYSHLNLFKGAEQLNLNFNGTIDFLRGNQQEDVINQINKSTEYGVSSSIYVPRFLMPFNLQKKLKLQAPKTQFSGSYNFQSRPYYTRNLVNFGFGYSWMTKKKFAISYTPINLSIIKMSNDDSLKKYLGNKPLLAATFSNHFISSGIFSIVYNTQQLNSQSSYFYSILNIEAGGNVVSLFNPILKKIKSADNSSVSSIWGMPYAQFVGTDYTVVYNQRLDSKNRVVYRFQIGASFPYGNSSALPYEKYYYVGGANSMRGWQVRMLGPGAASDSVMRGLGDFKLEGNLEYRYKLFWSLEGGVFLDAGNVWFLPRDHRQSNETFKIDTFLSQIATNTGLGLRLNLGYLIVRFDVGIKMIDPTKPYGNRFLLSRMPKSDNFSYHIGIGYPF from the coding sequence GTGAAAAGACTAATTTATATCTTGCTGTGCGCTGCAATTCTGGTTGGATGCTCCCAAACAAAGTTTGTTCCCAAGGGAAGTTACTTGCTTACAGATGTTGACTTGAAAGTGGATAATAAGAAGGTTAGCAAAAGTGCTTTGTCTGGTGTTATTCAGCAGAAACCAGTTAGAAAATTCTTAGGTATTCCGTTTGAATTGTGGATTTACGACTTGTCGGATAGTATTGGTAAAACTCATTTTAAACGTTGGATTAACAAAACGCTTCAAAAAATAGGGACACCTCCTGCAGTATTTGATTCTTCTTTGTACACTAGTTCATTAGAAGGTATAACTCAGTACCTGAATTCAAAGGGATACTACAATGCAATTGTTCGAGATTCTTTAGTATATCGCAAAAACAAATTCGTAACAGCAAAGATTAATGTTCAAACCAATACTCCTTATAGGCTATTGAATTATCATATAAGCGGGTCTGATTCATCTTTAATCGCTATCGTAAGGAAAAATTCTACGTCATCGATGTTAAAACGCGGGATGATTTTTGACTCTGATGTGCTTGAAAAAGAGCGAGACAGAATCGTATCATCCCTTAAAAATGAGGGATACTACTCTTTTAATAAGAGTTATATCGTTTATGAGGCAGATTCTACTGTTGGTGGGAAAGGGGTGGCGTTAAACCTTCTTGTTAAGAATAGTTCAAATTACAATGCTGATAGTGGGGTTGTTGAAGAAAGTCAACACGAAAAATACATTGTTAAAGAAGTGAATGTTTACACTAACTATGAGCCAACAATGGCTTTGACAGACAAAGAGTATACGAGTAGGTTCTCTACATACGTTTACAATGGTTTAAATATAAAGTATTTGAATAGGCAAAATGTTACCTCAGAATTAGTAAATAGAGCAGTACAAATAAAACCTGACGAACTTTACGATAACTCTCAAGTTAATGCTACCTATAATAATTTTTCGGGTTTAAAGATGTTTAGAACAATAACTATACAGTTCAATGAGTCTGAAAAAAATACGACTGCTAATAGTAATGTGAAAAATACTGTAAACTTTGAAAATGCTAAAGAACTTGTATGCAATATCTTTCTTACTCCTATGTTGCTGCAAGGTTATAAGGTAGAGGGGGAACTGTATTTAGCTTCTCAAATTTGGGGAGTAGCAGGGAATTTAGGTTACTCTCATTTAAATTTATTTAAAGGTGCTGAGCAACTAAACCTTAATTTTAATGGAACTATTGACTTCCTAAGAGGAAATCAACAAGAGGATGTTATCAACCAGATTAATAAATCTACAGAATATGGAGTGTCATCTTCAATATATGTTCCTCGATTTCTTATGCCATTTAATCTCCAGAAAAAACTGAAGTTGCAGGCTCCAAAAACACAATTTTCTGGAAGTTATAATTTTCAAAGTCGGCCATATTACACTAGAAACCTAGTTAATTTTGGTTTTGGATATAGCTGGATGACTAAAAAAAAGTTTGCTATTTCTTATACTCCTATTAATTTGAGTATTATTAAAATGTCTAATGATGATAGCCTTAAAAAATATTTGGGAAACAAGCCTTTGTTAGCAGCTACTTTTTCCAACCACTTTATTTCTTCAGGTATATTTTCTATAGTTTATAATACGCAACAACTTAATAGCCAGTCTAGTTATTTTTATTCGATTTTAAATATAGAGGCAGGTGGAAATGTTGTTAGTTTGTTTAATCCGATTTTAAAAAAGATTAAAAGTGCAGATAACTCATCGGTGAGTTCTATTTGGGGAATGCCCTATGCTCAATTTGTTGGAACTGATTATACCGTAGTTTACAATCAACGTCTTGACTCTAAAAATAGGGTGGTGTATCGATTTCAGATAGGAGCCTCTTTTCCGTACGGTAATTCTTCAGCATTGCCTTACGAAAAGTATTATTATGTGGGAGGCGCGAATAGTATGCGAGGTTGGCAGGTTCGTATGCTCGGACCAGGTGCTGCTTCTGATTCAGTAATGAGAGGCTTGGGGGATTTTAAACTTGAAGGGAATCTTGAGTATCGATATAAACTTTTTTGGTCGCTTGAGGGGGGGGTATTTCTTGATGCAGGTAATGTTTGGTTCCTCCCGCGAGACCATAGGCAATCGAATGAAACGTTTAAGATAGATACTTTTTTGAGCCAAATAGCGACAAATACAGGTCTTGGCTTAAGATTGAATCTAGGTTATCTTATAGTGCGGTTTGATGTAGGGATTAAGATGATTGATCCTACAAAACCATACGGAAATCGTTTTCTGCTTAGTCGAATGCCTAAAAGTGATAACTTTTCGTATCACATAGGTATTGGTTATCCATTTTAA
- a CDS encoding RNA methyltransferase, whose protein sequence is MTKKEIAEIRKLAQKKFRYEQGLFVVEGQKAIKEIIDAGFHIEMLYASNQNELPVKDVIMISTTEMERISFLQTPTNYFALVRIPQSINTYRVIEDEFTLVLDEVQDPGNLGTIIRLADWFGISTIVCSTNTADCFNPKVVQATMGAIARLKIIYCNLQEVLKDARSKNIPIFGTFMNGDNIYTINLPRYGVLVMGNEGSGISKEIEPLVTQRLTIPSFKTENVESLNVAIATAICCSEFKRRIL, encoded by the coding sequence ATGACAAAAAAAGAGATTGCCGAGATTAGAAAGTTAGCCCAGAAAAAATTCAGATACGAGCAGGGCTTATTCGTTGTCGAGGGACAAAAAGCAATAAAGGAGATTATTGATGCTGGATTCCACATAGAAATGTTATATGCTAGTAATCAAAATGAACTTCCCGTAAAGGATGTCATCATGATTAGCACAACTGAAATGGAGCGGATATCCTTTCTACAAACCCCAACCAACTATTTTGCATTAGTGAGAATCCCCCAAAGTATTAATACGTATAGGGTAATCGAAGATGAATTTACGCTAGTACTTGACGAGGTTCAGGATCCTGGAAATCTAGGGACTATCATAAGACTTGCCGATTGGTTTGGAATAAGCACAATTGTGTGCAGTACAAATACAGCCGATTGCTTCAATCCTAAAGTAGTACAGGCAACAATGGGCGCTATAGCGCGACTAAAAATAATTTACTGCAACTTGCAGGAAGTCTTGAAAGATGCAAGAAGTAAAAATATCCCCATATTTGGCACATTTATGAATGGTGATAACATTTACACCATCAATCTACCTCGTTATGGGGTATTAGTTATGGGTAACGAAGGTTCCGGCATAAGCAAAGAGATTGAGCCTCTCGTCACCCAAAGGCTGACTATACCATCGTTTAAAACAGAGAATGTAGAATCGCTGAATGTAGCAATTGCAACAGCCATATGCTGCTCTGAATTTAAGCGACGTATCCTTTAG
- a CDS encoding FAD-dependent protein, with amino-acid sequence MPQDLNLLLTPKQASDKQYYLPIIAKQLNIDPSQIAYVMVTRRSIDARSREVKVNMGVRVFVDEAAPQTLSYHFEYGDVSKKDEVVIVGSGPAGLFAALRLIELGYKPIVLERGKDVSSRKRDVASLNRNQSINLDSNYAFGEGGAGTFSDGKLYTRSKKRGDYRKALETLCFHGANENILSDAHPHIGTNVLPRIIANIRNTIMAAGGEVHFDARVTDIIIKDGKATGVTIANGDTITGRAVILATGHSARDIYHLLYQKGILLEAKSFAMGVRVEHPQAMIDSIQYHMPSRGEYLPAAAYSLVNQVAGRGVYSFCMCPGGFIVPASTGASEVVVNGMSPSERNSRFANSGIVVETRIEDTAAYSKYGVLAGLHMQMELERLAFENGGNGVVSPAQRLADFVQGKFSQDLPKTSYHPGVQSSSMHHWLPEFFSKRLQEGFKAFNGKMRGFVTNEALILGVESRTSSPVRIPRDSNTFQHPQIEGLYPCAEGAGYAGGIVSAAIDGEKVAEKFADWAKH; translated from the coding sequence ATGCCACAGGATTTAAATCTGTTACTTACGCCAAAACAGGCGTCGGACAAGCAATACTACCTGCCCATAATAGCAAAGCAGCTAAATATAGACCCCAGCCAAATAGCCTATGTTATGGTTACTCGACGTTCCATTGATGCTCGTAGTCGAGAGGTTAAGGTAAATATGGGGGTTCGCGTTTTTGTTGATGAAGCGGCGCCTCAAACGCTAAGTTACCACTTCGAATATGGCGATGTATCTAAAAAGGATGAGGTAGTTATTGTTGGTTCAGGTCCTGCCGGGCTCTTTGCTGCTCTTCGCTTAATTGAATTAGGCTATAAGCCAATTGTACTAGAGAGAGGTAAAGATGTGTCCTCACGAAAGCGCGATGTGGCTTCGTTAAACAGAAATCAGTCCATCAATCTTGATTCAAACTACGCATTTGGCGAGGGTGGGGCAGGTACATTCTCGGATGGTAAACTGTACACACGTTCTAAGAAACGCGGCGACTATCGCAAAGCCCTAGAAACACTTTGCTTTCATGGTGCTAACGAAAACATCCTTTCAGATGCTCATCCTCACATAGGTACCAATGTGCTTCCCCGTATTATTGCTAATATTCGAAACACAATAATGGCAGCGGGAGGAGAAGTACACTTTGATGCACGTGTTACCGATATTATTATAAAGGACGGCAAGGCTACAGGCGTTACAATTGCCAATGGGGATACCATAACAGGTCGTGCTGTAATCTTGGCTACAGGTCATTCTGCTCGCGACATATACCATCTGCTATATCAAAAGGGTATTTTGCTCGAAGCAAAATCGTTTGCAATGGGGGTACGTGTAGAGCATCCTCAAGCAATGATAGATTCCATACAATACCACATGCCAAGCAGAGGGGAATATCTTCCTGCAGCTGCTTACAGCCTCGTAAATCAGGTTGCTGGTCGAGGCGTTTATTCGTTTTGTATGTGTCCAGGAGGTTTTATAGTTCCTGCATCAACAGGGGCAAGCGAGGTTGTTGTAAACGGCATGTCTCCTTCGGAGCGTAATTCTAGGTTTGCCAATTCAGGAATTGTTGTCGAAACACGAATTGAAGATACTGCTGCTTATTCCAAGTATGGCGTTTTAGCGGGCTTGCATATGCAGATGGAACTAGAAAGGTTGGCGTTTGAAAATGGAGGGAATGGAGTTGTTTCGCCAGCCCAGCGTTTAGCCGATTTTGTGCAAGGCAAATTCTCTCAAGATCTACCTAAAACATCATACCATCCAGGTGTTCAGTCTTCGTCAATGCATCACTGGCTTCCAGAGTTTTTTTCTAAGCGACTCCAGGAGGGATTTAAAGCATTCAATGGGAAGATGCGTGGTTTTGTAACCAACGAGGCGCTAATTCTGGGTGTAGAATCACGAACATCTTCGCCTGTTCGCATTCCTCGTGATAGCAACACCTTTCAGCATCCTCAAATTGAGGGGCTGTACCCTTGTGCCGAAGGTGCTGGCTATGCTGGAGGAATTGTTTCTGCAGCAATCGATGGTGAAAAGGTTGCTGAGAAATTCGCCGATTGGGCAAAACACTAA
- a CDS encoding porin family protein, with protein MNIGLKIALLVGVSIFLANHSCGQLKKSRPLTNPAYDLGHRIHFGFSLGINNMDAEVNCKRFFATDENGKTVLLWTDVSQVSPGFNVNIISELRLNRSWSLRVLPGMSFGQRAFSFYAIAHNTGEKDSLYHSMKVESAMIEVPILFKYSAVRHSDIRPYFIGGFTPRYDLAARKRFSEGVYMGLNQLNYYVELGVGVDFYLPYFKFATEIKYSRGLKDMLSTRKQEVYEYFPESIEGIITDMVVISFNFE; from the coding sequence ATGAATATAGGGTTGAAGATTGCTCTTCTAGTGGGTGTTTCCATATTTTTGGCGAACCATTCTTGTGGTCAGCTGAAAAAAAGTCGCCCGCTAACCAACCCTGCTTACGATTTAGGTCATCGCATTCATTTTGGATTTTCGTTAGGCATAAACAATATGGATGCGGAGGTGAATTGCAAAAGATTCTTCGCTACCGACGAGAACGGCAAAACGGTTTTGCTTTGGACTGATGTGTCGCAAGTTTCTCCCGGCTTTAATGTGAATATAATATCGGAGTTGAGGCTAAATCGCAGCTGGTCTCTTCGTGTGTTGCCGGGTATGTCGTTTGGGCAGCGAGCCTTCTCGTTCTATGCAATCGCTCATAATACTGGTGAAAAGGACTCTCTGTACCACAGTATGAAGGTGGAGTCTGCAATGATCGAGGTGCCTATACTTTTCAAGTACAGTGCCGTTCGGCACAGCGACATCAGGCCGTACTTTATAGGCGGCTTTACGCCTCGTTACGACTTGGCTGCCCGTAAGCGATTCAGCGAAGGGGTTTATATGGGATTAAATCAGTTAAACTATTACGTTGAGTTGGGTGTTGGCGTTGATTTTTATCTGCCCTACTTCAAGTTTGCTACTGAAATAAAGTACTCAAGAGGCTTAAAGGATATGCTATCAACCCGAAAGCAAGAGGTGTATGAGTATTTCCCTGAGTCAATTGAGGGGATAATCACCGATATGGTAGTAATATCTTTTAACTTCGAATAG